Part of the Planctomycetota bacterium genome is shown below.
GACGCGGACGTGGACCTCGGCGGGGCCCGCCGTCCGGATCAGCCGCACCAGGTTCTGCATCGTCGTCGCGCGGACGATCGAGTCCTCCACCACGACGACGCGCTTGCCCTTCAGGACGCCCGTCACGGGGTTGAACTTCAGCCGCACGTTCAAATCGCGCTCGTGCTGATGCGGCGAGATAAAGGTCCGCCCGACGTAATGGTTCCGGATCAGGCCGATCTCAAACCGGATGCCGGACGACTCGGCATAGCCGATCGCGGCCGTGTTCGCCGAGTCGGGCACCGCAATGACGATGTCGGCCGACGCCGGGTGCTCCTCGGCCAGTTGCCAACCGAGCGCCCGGCGAATCTTGTCGGTCTTCTGGCCGAAAATCCAACTGTCCGGCCTGGCGAAGTAGATGTACTCGAAAATGCAGAGCGCCCGGCGCGGCGCCTCCGGCAGCCGGTATGACTTCAGGCCGCCCCAGTTGATTGCCACCATCTCGCCCGGGTCGATGCTGCGCAGGTATTTGGCGCCTACGATGTCCAGGGCGCACGATTCGGAGGCGACGACGTAGGCGTCGCCGAGCCGCCCCAGGCACAGCGGGCGCCAACCGTACGGGTCGCGCGCAGCGATGAGACGGTCGCGGCTCAGAAAGACGAAGCAGTAGGCCCCGACCGTCTGCGCCAGGGCCTCCAGGATCATGTCCGCCAGGTCCTCGTGCTTCGACCGGGCCACGAGGTGCAGGACGATCTCGGAGTCGGTCGTCGTCTGGAAGATGGAGCCGTCCTCCTCCATCCGCGCCCGGAGTTCCGCCGCGTTCACCAGATTGCCGTTGTGCGCCGCCGCCAGCGGACCGCGCTTGAAGTCGATCACGATCGGCTGCGCGTTGACCAGGCTGGACGAGCCCGTCGTCGAGTAACGGTTGTGGCCGATGGCGCTTCGGCCGGTGAAGCGCGCCATGACGTCGGCCGTGAAGACCTGCGACACCAGGCCCATCCCCTTGTGGGCGGTGACGTGGTGCCCGTCGGAAACGGCGATGCCGGCGCTTTCCTGGCCGCGGTGCTGGAGGGCATAAAGGCCAAGGTAGGTGCGTTCGGCGGCGCGCTCGTCGCCGAAGATGCCGAACACGCCGCAATGATGCCGCGGGGCGTCACTCATCGCGTTGCCGTTATGCTGCCGGTTTCTCATAGTACGCCCCCTCGCTTACCCGCCTTCGCCAAGGCTACGGCGGGCAAGCGCTCGGGGCTAGCCATGTGCCGTTTTTGCCTTTGCTGTTTCGCGTTTTCCTGAAATCCGCAATCCGCCCTTCGACCATGCTCAGGGCCCTGAGGCTCTCGAAGGGCAATCCGCCCTTCGACCTCGCTCAGGGCGGCCCGAGCATGGTCGAGGGGCCGCGATCCGCAATCTACTTTACTGTGCCCTTACGTGGACCTGGCGAGTCCGCGGACCGTCGAACTCGCAGAAGTAAATCGCCTGCCAGGTTCCCAGCACCGGCCGGCCCCCGGAGACGAGCACCGTCAGCGACGGGCCGAAGAGGCACGACTTGATGTGGGCGGCCGAGTTGCCTTCGCTGTGGTGGTACGCGTCGTCGAAGGGAACGATCTTGCTCGTCTCCGCCAGGATGTCGCGCGTCACGCTTGGGTCGGCGTTCTCGTTGATGGTGACGCCCGCGGTCGTGTGCGGGACAAAAACGACGGCGATGCCTTCCTCCAGGCCTTCCTCGCGGATCGCCTCCGCAACCCGGGCCGTAATGTCGATCATCTCAACGCGCGACCCGGTCCTGACGGTGAACGTCTGCACGATTCTCTCCAATGCGGGCGACGAAGTCCATCGGTGGGTGGGCCGGAGTGAAGCCCGCCACAGATTCTATGTCCCGAGGGCCCGCGCTTCAAGCAAAAAGGTTGATTTCCGCCCGGCGCCGGATACAGTCGTTTTCGTCGCCGTTTCCACGAGGACCGGTGCCGTGCCCGACGACATTCTATCGAAAATCCTCGCCGTCAAGTGCCGCGAGGTGGCCGACCTCGCGGACGCCCTTGACGACTTCAAGGCGGCCTGCCGCGACGCCCCGCCGCCGCGCAGCCTGGCGGACGCCCTTCGCCGGGCGCCGGACCAGCCCATGCGCGTCGTGGCCGAGATCAAGCGCCGTTCGCCCTCGGCCGGGGTCATCGCGGACCCGTTTGTCCCCGCCGAGATCGCCGGTCACTACGAGCGGGGCGGGGCGGACGCGATCTCGTGCCTGACGGACGGCGAGTTTTTCGGCGGCTCGATCGAGCATCTTCGCGAAGTCCGCGCCGCCGTCCGCCTGCCCATCCTCCGCAAGGATTTCCTCATCGACGAGGTCCAGGTTTACGAGGCCCGTGCCGCCGGCGCCGACGCCATTCTCCTCATCGCCGAAGCCCTCGAGCCGCGACGCATGACGGACCTGGCGTTCCTGGCGGCCGACCTCGGCATGGACGTCCTGGCCGAAGCCCACAGCGACGAACCGCTCGAGGCCGCTATCGGCTGCGGGGCGGTCCTGGTCGGCATCAACAACCGCGACCTGAAGACCTTCAAAGTGGGCCTCGAAACCACTGAACGCCTGGCGGCCGTCGTCCGCGCCGCGGGGCACGTCCTGGTGTCCGAGAGCG
Proteins encoded:
- the purF gene encoding amidophosphoribosyltransferase; this translates as MRNRQHNGNAMSDAPRHHCGVFGIFGDERAAERTYLGLYALQHRGQESAGIAVSDGHHVTAHKGMGLVSQVFTADVMARFTGRSAIGHNRYSTTGSSSLVNAQPIVIDFKRGPLAAAHNGNLVNAAELRARMEEDGSIFQTTTDSEIVLHLVARSKHEDLADMILEALAQTVGAYCFVFLSRDRLIAARDPYGWRPLCLGRLGDAYVVASESCALDIVGAKYLRSIDPGEMVAINWGGLKSYRLPEAPRRALCIFEYIYFARPDSWIFGQKTDKIRRALGWQLAEEHPASADIVIAVPDSANTAAIGYAESSGIRFEIGLIRNHYVGRTFISPHQHERDLNVRLKFNPVTGVLKGKRVVVVEDSIVRATTMQNLVRLIRTAGPAEVHVRVSSPPIRWPCFYGIDMSTQEELIAATHSVEEIREFIGADSLEYLSVEAMLKVVPTPSDMCTSCFTGDYPTPVPAHFEKEQFSAERSPRVPARRELGEREGKP
- a CDS encoding secondary thiamine-phosphate synthase enzyme YjbQ, whose product is MVQTFTVRTGSRVEMIDITARVAEAIREEGLEEGIAVVFVPHTTAGVTINENADPSVTRDILAETSKIVPFDDAYHHSEGNSAAHIKSCLFGPSLTVLVSGGRPVLGTWQAIYFCEFDGPRTRQVHVRAQ
- the trpC gene encoding indole-3-glycerol phosphate synthase TrpC, with product MPDDILSKILAVKCREVADLADALDDFKAACRDAPPPRSLADALRRAPDQPMRVVAEIKRRSPSAGVIADPFVPAEIAGHYERGGADAISCLTDGEFFGGSIEHLREVRAAVRLPILRKDFLIDEVQVYEARAAGADAILLIAEALEPRRMTDLAFLAADLGMDVLAEAHSDEPLEAAIGCGAVLVGINNRDLKTFKVGLETTERLAAVVRAAGHVLVSESGIGSAADVRRLAAVGVDAVLVGESLLKSPDIPAKIAELKC